Within Vidua chalybeata isolate OUT-0048 chromosome 26, bVidCha1 merged haplotype, whole genome shotgun sequence, the genomic segment TCCAAGGATGGGGAACCCTGAACTCACTGTACCCatcctgggacaggggaaggtgcACGGCCAGGGGGCTGCAtgagggctgcccagggaggggtcTTGCCAAGGCACAGGCTTGCCCTGATCAGTCCGACCCTCAGACACTGCAGCCCTACCCTGTGCCTGCACTCCTTGTCCCTTGCCCCGGTCCCACCAGGTGGGAGAAATCCCATTGAtagccacagccagagctgcttcctTCTTTTGTGTTGAAGGGAACCTGGCCATTGGCCACGTGCTGGTCACACCATACCCGGCCGTGTGTGGTGAGGTGGGAAGGGCCAGACCCCGGCACCGTGCTGGTGCAAGGAGCAGCCCCTGATGAGCTCTGTCTCCACATCCACTTGGCAAGGGGCAcagggccagggctgcccagctcCTAATGTTGCCCCTCTCCCTAGATGATCCAGACTAGCCGGACGCTGATAGAGTCTGCCGACGCGGTGTACGGGAAGCTCATCCAGGCACAGCAGGCAGGTGGGTCCTggagggcagccccagctccacctcagctctggctgtggaCCCAGGCACAtcctggggggctcagggcttCCTGCACTGGGGCAGGGTGTGGGTGGgtgggctgcagagctgtgtggtaGGAAGCAAGCAGAGTGGGGGAGGCTGATGAGGAAGCGGGGAAGAGTCATTAGTTGTCAAACGCCAGAACATAATTAGTGCCAGAAATAACAGGCTGGGGCTGATGGCAGAAATGGCAACTGAGTGTTAAGACTTCCCAAACACATGGCAGAACCCACACAGGCAGGTGCTGCCGCTGCCTGCCCTGGTCCTCCTCGCAGGTGCCCCCACtctggcagctgcctgggaccTCTGGCTCCACTCCAGGCCCCGATGTTGGCTGGGACCCCACAGGGATAGCCccaccagctccaggggctTCTGTGGGCTCCCTGTGGGACTGTAAAAGTGtcaggagctggaggggctTGGGAAGAAGGAGGGGGCCATGCTCTGCTGTCCCCGCCATGCCAGTCTGGCTGCCAGCAGCCGTGTTTGTTCCCTGCCTACATGGCAGACAGAAATCTCCCCAGACTCTTggctcagctctgccactgctgcaaACACTGGGGGAGTGGAGCAGTGGGGCACAAGCTGCAGGGCACAGATTGGTGCTGTGCCCTcccgctctgctctggctgctgcgctgcagtgctgcagagcagagggattCTGGGGTGTGCAGCCCCTCGGGGTGGTGGTAGGAACCAatttggcagctgcagcccccacGCCCATGCCTTggtgctccctgtccctgctttcaccctggctgtgctgtggacaAGCCGCTGCGGTGCCAGCACAGCCGGTACCCGGCTGGCAGGATCAGGGGCTCCGGGGAGCTGCAGCGGGGGCGCGGGGCTGTGGGCGTGCTGATTGGCAGCGCGAGGGCGAGTGAGCTGCGTGGGAGCCCTCGCGTGGGCCCGGAGCCGCTGCTGCGTCAGGAGGGGTAAATATAGCACCCACTCATGGGGATGTCACGTGGGGCGCAGTGACGGGGCCTGCAGCGATGGCGGGGGGGTCTCGTGGCCCTGCTCTGACTCCCCCCCCATATGAGCCATGGAGTGCAAGTGTTGCCTCTGCCCAGGGTCCTCACTACCCTTCCGGACCTCATGGTGTCTGGGTCCAGAGGgccacaggctgcagctgacCATGGGGCTGGGATGTTCAGAATTCCATTGGCCCGTCATTCGAGGCATGGAGGATTCTtgaggctgctggggcagtggggagCCCACCCAGCCTGCATTCCCATGGTGGGCAAAGGGTATCCCTCTGGCTTGGTCCCTGTTGGTCGTGGGTGGTGGCTGTCCCTGCGCCAACATCCCTGCACACGCTGAGCACCTCTCCCGTCAATGCAGGGATGGATTTCCACAAGGAGCTGCACCGCATCGAGACCAAGGAGGGGCTGAGAGGCCACAAGCTGCAGAAGGCGCTGGAGAGCTTTGCCTGGAACATCACTGTCCTCAAGGTGAGGGGCAAGGGCTGCGCAGACAcgcctgccctgccctgctctgtcacCCTCTTCCTCCACCCTAACACACCTCCCGATGTCTCCTCCCCTCAGGGCCAGGCTGACCTCCTCAAGCATGCCAAGGCGGAGGCGCTGGACAATCTGTGGCAGATCCACAATGCGGGACAGTCCTGCGGCATCGGCAGGAATGGATCAGCCTCTCTGGAGCCCTCTCGGCTGCAAGCCCCACTGGAGCCAATCCCTGAGACAGATGGAGGCAGCGACACAGCGTCCTGCTGACCCCGGTCTGGGGCTCGGGGCCCAGACTCAGCACCCCTGGCCACAGGGGCCGGGAGCAGGGAGCCCCTAGCCTGCCTGGGGAGCGTGTGTGAGGCTGGgtgcctgtgctctgccatGTTGAGGGGCTTGCACCAGAATTCAGTGGAGAGGTAGGGGAGAGATGTCCCTGCTTCCCTCTTGCCTCGCCAAGCTCCCAGAGGACTCATCCATCCCCTCCATCTGCTTCTGGAGCCAGTACTCTGCCGAGGGGTCAGTGGGGATGCTGGTAGCCCAGTGCCCATGTGCATGTACCCCCACCCTGCTGTGGCAGATGCCACTTGGAAAAGCAGCCCCAGGTCTGGGCTCCTGCCCACcctctccagggctgcaggttTGACCTTCATCAGCCCTGGGGAAAACCTGACAGGAAGTATCTTGGCTGCTCCTGTCACctccacagcatctctggggtCCCCACTatgcagaggggctgggaggctCTCTGGTGCAGCAGATGTAGGGCCAAGGTGTCCCTGAACAGCAGATATGGCTTCTGGCATCAGGGAAATGTTTGGGTTCATCCCCAAAAGCAAGGAAGTTCAGCACAAGCAAAGGCTGGAGGTGGTCTGGGgtcaggctggggctgtggagtGTTACAAAGAGTGCAAGACCCTCCCTGGTGCCCTGTGGCTCCCTCTGTTCCAGGCACAGGACCAGGATGGGACAGTGTCACCAAAGAGGATGGAGGGTGGCACCGGGTACGGGACCCTGGTGGCACTGTCCCTCCCTGGCACCAGCCAAGCGCAGGCTGACAGCTTCCCACGTCAGTCAGGGAGCTATACAGCTGCTGGCACCCCTTTGTTCAGGGGGTTAATTAGCCtaatggggctctgagcagtgGCCCCGCACACTGCGCTGCTGTCAGAACCGGCCAGCGCTGACCTTCAGCCCCTttgtgccagcccagcagcgCAGCCGTGGGCAATTACGGCCTCATTAGTGCCAGGCACCCCGTCCAGTGAGTACCCTCACAATGGGGAGCTGCAAATGAGGGGAAAGGCCTGGACGGTCTCCGGGCTACCAGCCACAGCGCTCCCACGTCTCCCAGACACCAGTTGCTCCCGCTGTCCCAGCGGTATTTTTGGCAGCACTATTGTGCTGGGCCCTATaaagtggcagtggcagtgcagGGTGCTGTGCTGTCAGCTGCCCGATGGGACATGCCCCAGAGCCGCTCGGCCACCTGAAGACCCCAGGAAGGATGGAGGTGCCCAACACCAAGGTgggcctggggagctgcagcccctaGGGACAAGAGAACAGCTGTGGGTGGGAGGTCAGAATGTTGGGCTGGGGGTGTGGGAGGGCCTGGCCGGTTTCTTGGGAAGCTCCGAGTGTGCAGCAAATCCCCGGGTCTCTCTGACTGTAGCCAGCAGCTGATGAGGGAACTGcttgggagggagctgggcaTGCAATGCCTGCAGCATAGGTGCTTTCACTGCTTGTCCCGTGGCAATGGACAGCGAGAGGAGGGtgtttgccacagctgctgtgtgctggagcagggcaggggtgtGGTGAGGACACTCACatctggctgctggctgggacacAGGTGAGGGTGTTGGCCGTTCCCCAGGGCAGCGAAGGGTGAGGCTCCAGGTGCGCCTCGGGTGTGGGGCTGGGCCCCTGCGGCAACAaccagggcaggggggagtTGAAACACCagtgagcacagcagagaggacagtcctggggctgggcagtgctccCCCCCCTCTGCCCTGTCACTAACGCTGCCCCGTTGCTCCGGCAGCCCCGGCGAGCTgcctgcctcctgctcctgctcctgctctgctccctggctgctgcccggCAGAGCCTGCCCCACTGCTGCCGGCAGAAGACCTGCCCCTGCCGTGTCTACGACCTCCTGCACGGCATGGGCAACCACGCTGCTGGCATCCTCACACTGGGCAAGAGGAAAAGCGTCCCCCTGGCCTTCCAGAGCCGGCTCTACCGCCTGCTCCATGGCTCCGGCAACCACGCTGCGGGCATCCTCACAATGGGCAAGCGAGGGCAGCACTCTGGCACCGTCTGCCACGACACGCTGGGCTGCCCTGCGGGCACGGTCGCCCAGCCGACAGCGGTGCCGCGAGGTGCCGCCACCAGCCATGGCGGCGCCAGGGAGTgccagggacactcagggaaGGACCTGAGCACGAGCCAGGCCCAGGGAGCTGCAAGGAGCTTTTACTGAATGGGATGGGGGCAGCGGGACAGAGAGAGGATCCCCGGCAGGATGGGCTCCGGGGACACACAGCCGGAGCTCAGTGTAAATAGCACTTTTAGAtacctcctcccagccctggccctggcccagcctgctCAGGGCACCGCGGGCACCGCGGCGTTTTACAATAAATGGTAGCCTGATGTCAGCCGGCTCTGTTGTGTCTCTGGGGAGGGGTCGGGCGGGGGCAGCTCGGTGCGGGGCAGCTACCGGGGCAAGTGCCTTCCTCCGCGGGGCTGGGACTGGGCTCACCTGCGGCGCCTGCACTGGGGCGTGTGCGGGACCAGCTGCCTGGTGCACTACCAGCACAGAGGTCAACCGAGGGCGGCGCGTCCCGCTCTTTCTGCAGCTCCCGTGGGCCCGAGAGCGCCGGGGGCGAGCGGCTCCCGTGGCCCAGCGGGTCCCGGTGCCTCCCGGTACGGCGGCTCCAGCGCCGAGCGGGTCCTGGCGCCACCAACCCAGAGCCCCCCCGGCCGGATCGCCCTACCCGCGGGCGGGGGACGGTGCTCGACGGTGCCGAGGCCCCTCCCGGTGCCGGGGCgtggcgggggcggggcgggagccCCGGGCGGGCCGGGATCAGCCTGCGGTGCTGCggaggggccgggggcggcggagGCAGCCCCGCCGCCGCAGCCGCGCGGCGGCCGGCCGGTCGGGCGGGACGATGCCGGTGATGAAGGGGCTGCTGGCGCCGCAGAACACCTTCCTGGACACCATCGCCACCCGCTTCGATGGCACACGTAGGACTGGGACGGGACCGGGGAGGGGCCGTGCCGGCGGCGTGGGGGGAAACCGGGTGGGGGAAGCCGATGCCCCGCAGGAGACGGCGAACGGGACAGTgctcggcccggccccgcagACCCGGCGCCTCGGCCGGGTATGGCCACCCACGCGCTGTACGGGACCGTCCCGTACCTGGGCTCGGTGCTCCGGTACTCCCCGTGCGCGTGTCCCGGGCCGCCCCCGCGATGCTCTCCCCGCTGCCGGTGCCGCTCGGGGTCTCCGCAGCCGCGCTCAGCACCAGGGACAGATCCCAGTGTCTGCGGGAGGGGCGCGGGGCCCTGGGAGGGGCGATGGAGGTCCGGAGAGAGCACGGTCGGTCTCAATACGGCCGGGCTGACCTGGGATCCCCAGGCTCCCGCGCTGCTCTGTCCCGTGCCCGAGTGGTGCCGGTGTCACCGGCCGCTGAGTTGCTCTCCGTGTCCATGTGCTGGGGCCGGGATGGATTGAAGCCGGGATGGCTGATACCCATGAAGCCACCCGGGGATGGGCCGTGTTCACGACTGACCTCAGCTTCCCCTTAAAAACACCTGGAACAGGTGTCTCCCGGGCCAGCTGCCTGCATGGCCGAGCACCTCCTCCCTTGCTGGGTGTGACTGGCATGAAGATGGCACTGGGAGCCTGCAGCCACCTCCTAGGGCACTATCGAGGCACTTGGAGCACTCTGGAGCATGTGTTTGCTCCGAGCCTGGAGTGACACAGGGCAGCCCTGGTGGCACAGGGGGTCActtgcccagggaagctgaaATTTGGGATGTTACCCTTGGGGCTGCAATGTGCGAGAAATCTCTCTTCTCCAGTTCTGactgagctgtgcctggaggTGACAGGGCAGAGCCACACGTGCCTCATGATGGTGATCCCACTGTCCCTCCAGAGGGGCAGAGCTCCTGGATCAGACTATCCAAGGGAAGAATCCTCGGGGAAGCTGCCTGCAACACCATGACCAAAGCCTTGGGAATTtgccctggagagcctggcCTTGCCTCCAGAGCTGTGGCAGTCCCTTGTCCAAAGCTGCCCAACCACCTCCACTGGGCACTTTTAAACAGTGTGGGGCTTTGTGGTTTGATGTGCCTCTTATCGGCTTTATCTGCCATGGAGAGGGGTTTAGGGCAGTGATACTCCGTGGGGAATTAACCCTGCCTCTCCCAGGCATCCACTGAGCCCTGGGCCCTGAGGCACCCGGCTGGGCACTCTGGCCACCATGGCTGGGGTCTGCCAAGCCTGCCAGGGTCACATCCTCCAGCTCAGTGAGCCACTCCCAAATGCAAACCCTTGTTTTCTGTTCTAATAACACATCCTGGATATCACCATAATCCCAGCTTCCCAGAGCCAAAATCTGGCCTTAGTCACAGTTCCAGGCTATTTTTGCTTCTCCGAGCTAAtcctgggctgagctgtgctgtggtggcCCCACGGCACCTCcatcagccagggctgcctgtggttgcctcccttccctcctgcagcctcttgCTGCGTTTGCCTTGCCCTGGCACCACTCTGCCCGTGGTGTGCGGGTGCTGGTATCACCGTGGGCTCCTTTCTTCTGTGAGAGGGGGCAGAGCACATCCACCTGATCCTGGATGTGTGGTGCAaggctcctgtgctgggcatCCACCACCGCTGACCGTTTTGGGGCTGGGAATACCCTGGTGTGACCATGCTGTGTTCCACCACAgtctgtgccagctgcacaCCCGCTTCCTTGGCACCCTGCTAACATGAGCCCCTCTGTCCCGCTGGCgctgtggggcagggctgggggctggggggcagaaCAGCTGTTCTGCGACTGGGCAGGGCATGGGGCTGGCAAGGATTTTCCTGCGGctggtgccacctcctgccGCCAGGGCTGGGTGATGCTGTGgaggctctgtgctgctgagaggctgaggatgctgcagtTCATCCCTGGCTCATGGCACCTGCGTGCTGGCCCTTGACTTCCTGTGGGCTCATGGTGTTTCTCCCCCCCTCTCAGCTGGTGTCCCAGCACCCCACACCTCTGGGGATCTCAGCACCACAGCTGGGCACCTCTGGGCTGGATAcgcccagctgggagctgctgctcccactaAGCTCCCTGAGCCCCGGCGGAGCGGGAGTGGCAGATGGTGAGGGGGAGGCGTGAGCTGCCTTGCGTGGGTGATGGGGACCAGGAGACGGATCCGGGCTCCTTCCCCTTCCAGAACCTGGGGCTGGGGTCCTGCCTGGGGCACTGGCTGGGGCAGTGGAGTAGGACAGGGGATGAGCAAGCTCTGGGAGCAGCTAGGGGCAGCCAGCAGCCACATGGAGATCTGGCTTCACTTCCCAGAGGGACACGtggggggctgggagggctgggctgctgttcGTGCCCCTTGAGGTGGTCCCAAGGCCTCGAGGGCAGCTGTGTCTCCTTTCAGACAGCAACTTCATCCTGGCAAATGCGCAAGGCCGCTGTGGCTTCCCCATCGTCTACTGCTCTGATGGCTTCTGTGACCTCACCGGCTTTGCCCGCACTGAGGTCATGCAGAAGAACTGCAGCTGCCGCTTCCTCTGCGGGGCTGAGACCAGCGAGCCCATCCTGCAGAGCATCGAGAAGGCGCTGGACAGCAGGCAGGAGTACCAGACTGAGGTCTGCTTCTACAAGAAGGGTGGTGAGTGGCACGTGGGGCTGGGTCCctggccacagctccagctgggatttggCCCCGTCATGGCCTCATGACCTGGGGGTGAGGGAGCGGTGAGGGAGCCTGCCCTGCCTTCACCAAATCTCTCCACCCAGGAGCTGCCTTCTGGTGCCTGCTGGACATCATGCCCATCAAGAATGAAAAGGGGGAGGTGGtgctcttcctcttctccttcaaGGACATCACAGAGAGCCGAGGCAGGAGCTACCCTGGTGACAAGAAGGAGGGTGAGCAAGCCATGGCTGTAGAATGGGGATGGGATTCGGGGAGCAGTGTGTGCAGTGGGCATGTGGCAAAGGGGCTCCCTGTTCCCTGGTGGGGAACACAAACACCCATGGCACAGCACTCTCACTAACTCAGCATGCCTCGTCCactgcagagaagcagaggaaTGAGAAGCAGAGGAGCAAGAAGCCCGGGAACTCACACCTGAGGGCTGCACGGAGGCAGGGCCGGACCATGCTGCACCAGTTCAGCAACCAGTTTGTCCGGAGGGACCGTGGCAAGATGAAAATCAACCGTGTAAGGACCTGGGGGACACTCAGTTTTGCCCAGTGCCTCCCATGCTGGGGCTGTGGTGAActggcagtgcagcagctctcctgagagcagcccccagcagagcccagcctcACTGGGATGCTGTTCCCATGCACGTCTCTCCCTGGCCTGCCAAATACTGAAATAccccccagctctggcagccaTGCTGTAGCCAGGCTGCACTTGTGTTTGGTTGGCAGCAGGAGAACCCAGTCTGTGCCCAGAGCTTGTTGTTGAGACAGTAGacctggcagctctggcagagctgtgcttctCATACACTCACTGTCAGGAAACCCCAGTgctggctctgagcacagccGTACTGGCTCTGGGGAGTGCTGTTACCAGGGTGCTAGAGCTGTGGAGCTGCCAGATGGGGCAGGGACCAGAGTCAATCCTGTGCCAGCCCTTTGCATGGCTGCTGTGCCCAGTACAGGGCACGACCTGCAGTTTTGGGGCCAGAGAAAGGGTCTGAGAGCTGCTGGGTCCCAAAGTTCATAAGCAGGCAAAAGATATCAGTGCACCAGTCttaaattttgggaatttggggggagatggccctggctctgccctcacctctcccctcctctgctcTAGCATGTGAATTGAACCTGAGATGGTTCCAGGCAGCAGTTGGCATTGCCAGGGGATTACTGTTAATAGCAATGACAATGTGTTAATTGATGTGCTGTAATCGGGCCTTCTGTGCCCATCTCTGAGGGTGATCACAGTGCAGGAAAAGATGCCCCCTGGCATTGGGGGGTGCCAGCTGGTTGGCAGGACTCAGGAGAAGTGTGTGGCCTTCACCCCTCGTGTGGGATGGCCCCTGCACCACCCCCATCCCACCGCACTTTTGCTCCTGCAGAACGTGTTTGAGAACAAGCCGTCCATCCCCGAGTACAAGGTGGCCTCGGTACAGAAGTCCCGCTTCATCCTGCTCCACTACAGCATCTTCAAGGCACTCTGGGACTGGTTGATCCTGCTGGCCACTTTCTATGTGGCTATCACCGTCCCCTACAATGTCTGCTTCACGGGCACAGAGGACAGTCTCTCAGCTGCCCGCAGCACCATTGTCAGTGACATCGCCGTAGAGATGCTCTTCATCCTGGGTAGGTCTGTGTGTGGGGCTGAGCACTGATCCAGGATGTGGGACATGGTGGGGCAGGGATCAGGGGTGATGGAGAGGGGAGCTGGGATTGCTGTGCCCCTGCTGTTGGTCCTGGGCACACCAGAAATGAGACCAGTGTTGGCTGTGGACACTGGCTGAGCTCTACCAGCCACAGAAGGGGTGGTGAGGGCtggtcctgctctcctggggtaGATATCATCCTCAACTTCCGGACAACATACGTGAGCCAGTCGGGCCAGGTTGTGTACGACCCTCGCTCCATCTGCATCCATTACGTGGCCACCTGGTTCTTCGTGGATCTGATCGCTGCTCTGCCCTTTGATCTGCTCTACATCTTCAACGTGACCGTGGTgagtgctgctggcacaaaCGCAGCCCTCAACAGCAAAGCCGCTGCCCACCTGCCTGCCCCTCTCCAACACCCACATCTCCTGGGGATACTTGGTGCCCTGACAAGCCACAACCCTGGCTGCCTGCTGGGTGTTGGGCACAGGGGTGCAAGGCTGATTGGGGACGAGCTGCCTCTGGCTTGccctcctggcagctgtgggggTGACAAAGGGTTCCTGCACCAGGGGCGGTGTTGGGGTCCTTTcttgtccctgcctgcagctacACCAggttccttttccttcctgcctcccagACCTCGCTGGTTCACCTGTTGAAGACAGTGCGGCTGCTGCGGCTGCTGCggctgctgcagaagctggaCCGGTACTCTCAGTACAGCGCCATGGTGCTCACACTGCTCATGTCCATGTTTGCCCTGCTGGCTCACTGGATGGCCTGCATCTGGTACGTCATTGGCCGCAAGGAGCTGGAGAGCAACGACCCCCGCACCTGGGACATCGGTGAGTGCGGGGCGGAGGCGTGCTAGGAGCACTGGGATCCCCCCTGTGCTGTAGGGCAGCAGTGCCGGGGGTGCAGCCCTCACAGCTGGCTCCTGCAAGTGCTAACCCCGGGCTGTGCTTGGCAGGCTGGCTGCACGAGCTGGGCAAGAGGCTGGAGGCTCCCTACATCAACAATTCGGTGGGGGGCCCCTCCATCCGCAGCGCCTACATCGCCTCCCTCTACTTCACCCTCAGCAGCCTGACCAGCGTGGGCTTCGGCAACGTCTGCGCCAACACTGACACCGAGAAGATCTTCTCCATCTGCACCATGCTCATTGGGGGTGAGGcgagcagtggggctgggcagggcgcTCACCTCGGGCTGCCAGAGCGTTGTGTCCCTGGCAGGGCGCTGGGGGAGGTGATAGGCATGTGAGACAGCCCTGTGagacagccctgggctgggctttggggaGCAGTCCCCCCATGCTGTGCCCCCGGCCAGGCCTGACgctgccctcctgcctgcagcgCTGATGCACGCCGTTGTCTTTGGCAATGTCACGGCCATCATCCAGCGCATGTACTCCCGCCGCTCGCTCTACCACACCCGCATGAAGGATCTCAAGGACTTCATCCGCGTCCATcacctgccccagcagctcaaGCAGAGGATGTTGGAGTACTTCCAGACCACCTGGTCGGTGAACAACGGCATTGATGCTAATGAGGTAGGAGGTGTTGGTGGGGCTCAGCcagccccctccagccccgACCTGCACCTATCCTATCGGGGGAGCaatggggctggcagggccagcTCGGAGTGGTGCTGGAGGGACCAGGTGTGGGGCAAATTCCTGCCAGCACGGGGAGTGGGACGGGCAtatggagcagaggcagctgattACCACAGGGCCCGCCTCTGCCAGTTGGGactgctgagcactgctgaggcacCAGGGCAGCTCAACAGCGAGATTCCCCACTCCGGAGGGGGAcctgtcccctggggctgccgggctgcaggaaagctgctccctgctccctgcccctcGTGCCCCGAGCCCCGgctcctctgtccccagctgctaCACGACTTCCCTGATGAACTGCGTGCGGACGTGGCCATGCACCTCAACAAGGACATCCTGCAGCTGCCCATCTTTGAGACTGCCAGCCGGGGCTGCCTCCGCTCCCTCTCGCTCCACATCAAGACCTCGTTCTGTGCCCCGGGGGAGTATCTGCTGCGCCAGGGTGACGCGTTGCAGGCCAACTACTTTGTCTGCTCCGGCTCCCTCGAGGTGCTGAAGGACAACGTGGTCCTGGCCATCCTGGGTGAGGGCAGGTGGCgtgggctctgcccagcccttcctgctgcccgGCAGAGTGAGGGGCTCAGGGCTCGTGTCACTAGCCCAGCCCCGGTCCCCTCCTGCAGGCAAAGGGGATTTGATTGGAGCCGACCTGTGCAGAACGGACCAGGTGATCAAGACCAATGCGGACGTGAAGGCACTGACCTACTGCGACCTTCAGCACATCGGGCTGCGGGGGCTCTGTGAAGTGCTACAGCTCTATCCTGAGTATGCCAGCAAGTTCACAGCTGACATCCACCAGGACCTGACCTTCAACCTGCGGGAGGGCAGCGAGATGGAGGTGGGTGCGTGTCCTGCTCAGGCTCCTTCCTGTCCTCatggccctggggctggggctgtgcacgGCCATGGAGAGGGAGTCCATGCACTCCCTGCCCGCAGTCCCCAGGCTCCAAGGTTGGgaaaggggctgcagctctgccaccctGGCACACAGGTATGTcctgtcctggctctgtgcaACCCAGGGAATTGGCAGAGAGAGCCTTTGCAATGCAGGAGGCTGAGGTATATGGAAGGCCTGGGAATGGGGTTGGAGAGAACTGGGGGGTTACTGCAGGACAGATAGCCAGAGCAAAGCCCCCTGGagtgcagcacacagctgggggctgtgggtTTAGTCATGCTGATGGCTCCAGCATCCGGGGGGAtgttctgctgcagaaatggcTCTGCTGCACTTTCCctcccctggctctgctgagAGCGGCTTGGATCTCCTTTGGAGCATTTCCCTGGTACCCGTTTTCCCCCTGAGCCTGATGGAGGTGGTGTGGGAGGTCAGTCTCTAGGTCCCAAACAGCCCTACCAAGACCCACCATGTCCATAACACAGGAGGGGTGTAAACAAACCAAGAGAGGAGAATGCCAGGAGTGTGCACCAGGTTCTGCACCTGCGTCACCCTCCCACGCTGGCTGCATGCTCCAGACAGAGCTGGTGTTCTGACGGCTGAGTCgtggctgggatttggggtgcagccTCGGCTCTGC encodes:
- the KCNH4 gene encoding potassium voltage-gated channel subfamily H member 4 isoform X3 → MPVMKGLLAPQNTFLDTIATRFDGTHSNFILANAQGRCGFPIVYCSDGFCDLTGFARTEVMQKNCSCRFLCGAETSEPILQSIEKALDSRQEYQTEVCFYKKGGAAFWCLLDIMPIKNEKGEVVLFLFSFKDITESRGRSYPGDKKEEKQRNEKQRSKKPGNSHLRAARRQGRTMLHQFSNQFVRRDRGKMKINRNVFENKPSIPEYKVASVQKSRFILLHYSIFKALWDWLILLATFYVAITVPYNVCFTGTEDSLSAARSTIVSDIAVEMLFILDIILNFRTTYVSQSGQVVYDPRSICIHYVATWFFVDLIAALPFDLLYIFNVTVTSLVHLLKTVRLLRLLRLLQKLDRYSQYSAMVLTLLMSMFALLAHWMACIWYVIGRKELESNDPRTWDIGWLHELGKRLEAPYINNSVGGPSIRSAYIASLYFTLSSLTSVGFGNVCANTDTEKIFSICTMLIGALMHAVVFGNVTAIIQRMYSRRSLYHTRMKDLKDFIRVHHLPQQLKQRMLEYFQTTWSVNNGIDANELLHDFPDELRADVAMHLNKDILQLPIFETASRGCLRSLSLHIKTSFCAPGEYLLRQGDALQANYFVCSGSLEVLKDNVVLAILGKGDLIGADLCRTDQVIKTNADVKALTYCDLQHIGLRGLCEVLQLYPEYASKFTADIHQDLTFNLREGSEMEGLYRYSRSPRLPQAPQPRPESGAAPEKPLPSIVEDEEEPDEVFQQSPASTSRRKLLLPALSSSVRRGSLSSLLGDELCQVSALRHSGHSPARGSRGRSPSPQRRRDNRLPERDGGAGRRPAKLLIPSLHSYGPPDLSPRVVDGIEDNGGTSEAQTFCFSMDPLPSAARDSPTSAGTDAGGPALVMEAEQIKQNISRLNQEINHLNQEVSHLSRELQSMMELLKGHLGAPQPPACPSRLPTTVSPPPRLSPPAAPVPPSPPVPPSSLSSPTGSPRAKRCPVRSRSAHAAALHPWVGAEGPRPPWGDTPGPDPRRGSDSQPPPLPPRSARSFPGCSAGAWCRARPQPRSGSTSSH
- the KCNH4 gene encoding potassium voltage-gated channel subfamily H member 4 isoform X4, yielding MPVMKGLLAPQNTFLDTIATRFDGTHSNFILANAQGRCGFPIVYCSDGFCDLTGFARTEVMQKNCSCRFLCGAETSEPILQSIEKALDSRQEYQTEVCFYKKGGAAFWCLLDIMPIKNEKGEVVLFLFSFKDITESRGRSYPGDKKEEKQRNEKQRSKKPGNSHLRAARRQGRTMLHQFSNQFVRRDRGKMKINRNVFENKPSIPEYKVASVQKSRFILLHYSIFKALWDWLILLATFYVAITVPYNVCFTGTEDSLSAARSTIVSDIAVEMLFILDIILNFRTTYVSQSGQVVYDPRSICIHYVATWFFVDLIAALPFDLLYIFNVTVTSLVHLLKTVRLLRLLRLLQKLDRYSQYSAMVLTLLMSMFALLAHWMACIWYVIGRKELESNDPRTWDIGWLHELGKRLEAPYINNSVGGPSIRSAYIASLYFTLSSLTSVGFGNVCANTDTEKIFSICTMLIGALMHAVVFGNVTAIIQRMYSRRSLYHTRMKDLKDFIRVHHLPQQLKQRMLEYFQTTWSVNNGIDANELLHDFPDELRADVAMHLNKDILQLPIFETASRGCLRSLSLHIKTSFCAPGEYLLRQGDALQANYFVCSGSLEVLKDNVVLAILGKGDLIGADLCRTDQVIKTNADVKALTYCDLQHIGLRGLCEVLQLYPEYASKFTADIHQDLTFNLREGSEMEGLYRYSRSPRLPQAPQPRPESGAAPEKPLPSIVEDEEEPDEVFQQSPASTSRRKLLLPALSSSVRRGSLSSLLGDELCQVSALRHSGHSPARGSRGRSPSPQRRRDNRLPERDGGAGRRPAKLLIPSLHSYGPPDLSPRVVDGIEDNGGTSEAQTFCFSMDPLPSAARDSPTSGTDAGGPALVMEAEQIKQNISRLNQEINHLNQEVSHLSRELQSMMELLKGHLGAPQPPACPSRLPTTVSPPPRLSPPAAPVPPSPPVPPSSLSSPTGSPRAKRCPVRSRSAHAAALHPWVGAEGPRPPWGDTPGPDPRRGSDSQPPPLPPRSARSFPGCSAGAWCRARPQPRSGSTSSH